A stretch of Perognathus longimembris pacificus isolate PPM17 chromosome 1, ASM2315922v1, whole genome shotgun sequence DNA encodes these proteins:
- the LOC125366474 gene encoding multiple coagulation factor deficiency protein 2 homolog has product MRSLQLLRAPFLCGLLWAFYAPRTRAQELGPGAPHPGSVGLDKNTVHDQEHIMEHLEGVINKPEAEMSPQELQLHYYKMHDYDGNNLLDGLELSTAITHVHKEEGSEQAPPMSEDELINIITDGVLRDDDKNNDGYINYAEFAKSLQ; this is encoded by the coding sequence ATGAGATCACTGCAGCTTCTCAGAGCCCCTTTCCTGTGTGGCCTGCTCTGGGCCTTTTATGCTCCACGTACCAGGGCTCAGGAGCTTGGGCCCGGTGCCCCCCATCCCGGCAGCGTGGGCCTAGATAAGAACACAGTGCATGACCAAGAGCATATCATGGAGCATCTAGAAGGTGTCATCAACAAACCAGAGGCAGAGATGTCCCCACAAGAACTGCAGCTTCATTATTACAAAATGCACGATTATGATGGCAATAATTTGCTTGATGGCTTAGAGCTCTCCACAGCCATCACACATGTCCATAAGGAGGAGGGGAGTGAGCAGGCACCACCAATGAGTGAAGATGAACTAATCAACATAATAACAGATGGTGTGTTGAGAGATGATGACAAAAATAATGATGGATACATTAACTATGCTGAGTTTGCAAAATCACTGCAGTAG